In the Arthrobacter sp. Marseille-P9274 genome, one interval contains:
- the tgt gene encoding tRNA guanosine(34) transglycosylase Tgt, whose product MRQNGRVPQSDFSFAVGNRLTDTAGPTAAHIEANGGEFNGRTGTITTPHGTIQTPAFIAVGTKATVKAVLPESMKDLGAQALLANAYHLYLQPGADVLDEAGGLGKFMNWDGPTFTDSGGFQVMSLGSGFKKVINMDAVSADSGADDRVAAGKERLAHVDDDGVWFKSHLNGDRHRFTPEISMQVQHQLGADIMFAFDELTTLMNSRGYQESSLERTRLWAERCVAEHERLTEERSHRPYQALFGVIQGAQYEDLRRKACRDLGAMNFDGFGIGGALEKENLGTIVRWCNEELPEDKPRHLLGISEPDDIFTAIENGADTFDCVSPTRVARNSAFYTPDGRKNLSNARFKRDFTPLVEGCDCYACANYTRAYIHHLYKANEMVSHTLISIHNERFTVKLVDDARLAIDDGSFFDFKSEVLGRYYA is encoded by the coding sequence ATGCGGCAGAATGGACGGGTGCCCCAGTCTGACTTTTCCTTCGCCGTCGGCAATCGCCTGACCGACACCGCCGGCCCCACCGCCGCACACATCGAGGCCAACGGCGGTGAGTTCAATGGACGCACCGGCACCATCACCACCCCGCACGGCACCATCCAGACACCGGCCTTCATCGCCGTCGGCACCAAGGCCACTGTGAAGGCCGTGCTGCCCGAGTCCATGAAGGACCTCGGCGCCCAGGCACTGCTCGCCAACGCCTACCATCTGTATCTGCAGCCCGGAGCGGATGTGCTGGACGAGGCCGGCGGGCTCGGCAAATTCATGAACTGGGACGGTCCCACCTTCACCGATTCCGGCGGCTTCCAGGTGATGAGCCTGGGCTCGGGCTTCAAAAAGGTGATCAATATGGACGCCGTCTCCGCTGATTCCGGCGCGGATGACCGGGTCGCCGCCGGCAAGGAACGGCTGGCGCACGTCGACGACGACGGGGTCTGGTTCAAGTCCCACCTCAACGGAGACCGCCACCGGTTCACGCCGGAGATTTCGATGCAGGTCCAGCACCAGCTCGGTGCCGACATCATGTTCGCCTTCGATGAGCTGACCACCCTCATGAACTCCCGCGGCTACCAGGAGTCCAGCCTGGAACGCACCCGGCTCTGGGCCGAGCGCTGCGTCGCCGAACACGAGCGCCTGACCGAAGAACGCTCGCACCGGCCGTACCAGGCGCTCTTCGGCGTGATCCAGGGCGCCCAGTACGAGGATCTGCGCCGCAAGGCCTGCCGCGACCTCGGCGCCATGAACTTCGACGGCTTCGGCATCGGCGGCGCCTTGGAAAAGGAGAACCTCGGCACTATCGTGCGCTGGTGCAACGAGGAACTGCCCGAGGACAAGCCGCGCCACCTGCTGGGTATCTCCGAGCCGGACGATATCTTCACCGCCATCGAGAACGGCGCGGACACCTTCGACTGCGTCTCCCCCACGCGCGTCGCCCGCAACTCGGCCTTCTACACCCCCGACGGCCGCAAGAACCTGTCCAACGCCCGGTTCAAGCGCGACTTCACCCCGCTGGTGGAGGGCTGCGACTGCTACGCCTGCGCCAACTACACCCGCGCCTACATCCACCACCTCTACAAGGCGAACGAGATGGTCAGCCACACGCTGATCTCCATCCACAACGAGCGGTTCACCGTGAAGCTCGTGGATGACGCCCGCCTCGCGATCGACGACGGCAGCTTCTTCGATTTCA
- a CDS encoding SRPBCC domain-containing protein, with product MTESNHSPLSVHINADAQQVWVMLREPSRIAQWHGWELDSLEDEINEIYFTNTTEGADHRKLVTNGGDTFTLEPVGDGTQVTLERGRIEPGSEMADWDQDITEGWTSFLQQLRFALERHPNTPRQTTYFAHDAVPEGGVLASLGLEDVPAPGEDYEAELSTGENISGKVWFRTDAQLGLTVRTYAEHGDGLLIVVTQPKHERLRPDGGTQVLITTYGLGARRLGEIRGAWDSWRTRHFPSSEELTVGRPL from the coding sequence ATGACGGAGAGCAACCACAGTCCGCTGAGCGTCCACATCAACGCCGATGCCCAGCAGGTCTGGGTCATGCTGCGCGAGCCGAGCAGGATCGCCCAGTGGCACGGCTGGGAGCTGGACAGCCTCGAAGACGAGATCAACGAAATCTACTTCACCAACACGACCGAGGGCGCGGACCACCGCAAGCTGGTGACCAACGGCGGCGACACTTTCACCCTCGAGCCCGTCGGCGACGGCACCCAAGTCACGCTGGAGCGCGGCAGGATCGAGCCCGGCTCGGAGATGGCGGACTGGGACCAGGACATCACCGAGGGCTGGACCAGCTTCCTCCAGCAGCTGCGCTTCGCGCTTGAGCGGCATCCCAACACGCCGCGCCAAACCACGTACTTCGCGCACGATGCGGTGCCCGAGGGCGGGGTCCTGGCAAGCCTCGGCCTGGAGGACGTGCCGGCGCCCGGCGAGGACTACGAAGCCGAACTGAGCACCGGCGAAAACATCAGCGGCAAGGTCTGGTTCCGCACGGACGCGCAGCTCGGCCTGACGGTGCGGACATATGCGGAGCACGGGGACGGCCTGCTCATCGTCGTCACCCAGCCCAAGCATGAGCGGTTAAGGCCCGACGGCGGCACGCAGGTCCTGATCACGACCTACGGCCTGGGTGCCAGGCGGCTGGGCGAGATCCGGGGCGCGTGGGACTCCTGGCGTACCAGGCACTTCCCCTCGTCCGAGGAGCTGACCGTCGGGCGGCCGCTCTAA
- a CDS encoding FUSC family protein has protein sequence MKEHVREFFRVGPARQDHIVGLRCAASVGLPLLVLLAMDRFDLMVFAAFGAFTGIYGRGEAHGVRLRHQGEFGVLILLVMFAGALTAAADAGPWGIVIGTTVVAGVLSLAVNYFALRPAGVIFFTFGYAAIGSIQPMAPLGQAMLTGLISVGLAMLIGVSSRLRPAWRTSMAPPAKRVLTPDHWREFRVEAGANAVAALAAGTIATMVGLGHNYWAMVAAVAPIAGPSLAQRIKKGVHRILGTFAGVVAAGLLLAPHPAPWVLVLMVIVLQFAAEMFVLRHYALALIFITPLALIMTELSAPTNPEELMVDRALQTAIGALVGISLVYLMHQRTLREKNRRRFLKSRGENPAQD, from the coding sequence GTGAAGGAGCATGTGCGGGAATTCTTCCGCGTCGGCCCGGCCCGGCAGGACCACATCGTGGGGCTTCGCTGTGCCGCGAGCGTCGGCCTGCCCCTGCTCGTCCTGCTGGCCATGGACCGCTTCGACCTGATGGTCTTCGCCGCCTTCGGCGCGTTCACCGGCATCTACGGCCGCGGCGAGGCCCACGGAGTGCGGCTGCGGCACCAGGGGGAGTTCGGTGTGCTGATCCTGCTGGTCATGTTCGCCGGCGCCTTGACGGCAGCGGCCGACGCCGGACCCTGGGGCATCGTCATCGGCACCACCGTGGTGGCCGGGGTGTTGTCGCTCGCGGTGAACTACTTTGCCCTGCGGCCTGCCGGAGTCATTTTCTTTACCTTCGGCTATGCTGCGATCGGCTCGATCCAGCCGATGGCCCCCCTGGGGCAGGCGATGCTGACCGGCCTCATCAGCGTGGGGCTGGCCATGCTGATCGGGGTGAGCAGCCGGCTTCGGCCGGCCTGGCGGACGTCGATGGCGCCTCCGGCCAAGCGCGTCCTGACCCCCGACCACTGGCGGGAGTTCCGGGTCGAAGCGGGGGCGAACGCGGTCGCGGCGCTCGCCGCCGGAACCATCGCGACGATGGTCGGCCTGGGGCACAACTACTGGGCGATGGTGGCGGCGGTCGCGCCCATCGCCGGTCCCAGCCTTGCCCAGCGGATCAAGAAGGGTGTGCACCGCATCCTCGGAACCTTCGCCGGTGTGGTCGCCGCGGGCCTGCTGCTGGCTCCGCACCCGGCGCCGTGGGTCCTGGTGCTGATGGTGATCGTGCTGCAGTTCGCCGCCGAGATGTTCGTGCTGCGGCACTATGCGCTCGCCCTGATCTTCATCACGCCCCTGGCGCTGATCATGACCGAACTGTCCGCTCCGACCAACCCGGAGGAGCTGATGGTGGACCGCGCCTTGCAGACCGCGATCGGGGCACTGGTCGGCATCAGCCTCGTCTACCTCATGCACCAACGCACGCTGCGGGAGAAGAACCGGCGCCGGTTCCTCAAGAGCCGCGGGGAAAACCCCGCACAGGACTAG